A genomic window from Bacteroidota bacterium includes:
- the flgA gene encoding flagellar basal body P-ring formation chaperone FlgA, protein MMWGTLLWLVGASLGNPGAEEVLRCVLEALSRRFPDRTAHWQVQLRRIPSWPEGKPFRIEYAEAQPPRGLTLCWMLEPQGALRRPVVVYVAEFDTVWVVSRPMEAGEPLRTDALSPRWMEVTALEGAYVRHPEQWQDAQTRRRLSVGTILLSHHLERRPVVRSGQPVTLLIRQRGLEISIPAVARGTGPPGTVIRVYAPDTRRMYEAQIVAEGIVLWKRTL, encoded by the coding sequence ATGATGTGGGGAACCCTACTGTGGCTTGTCGGGGCCAGTCTGGGAAATCCAGGCGCAGAAGAGGTGCTCCGGTGCGTTCTGGAGGCGCTAAGTCGGCGTTTCCCGGACCGCACCGCGCACTGGCAAGTACAGCTGCGTCGGATCCCCTCGTGGCCCGAGGGCAAGCCGTTTCGGATCGAGTACGCGGAAGCCCAACCTCCACGGGGGCTTACGCTCTGCTGGATGCTTGAGCCGCAGGGCGCGCTCCGGCGGCCGGTGGTCGTTTACGTGGCCGAGTTCGATACGGTCTGGGTGGTGAGCCGGCCTATGGAAGCCGGGGAGCCGCTGCGCACCGACGCGCTTAGCCCGCGCTGGATGGAGGTGACCGCTTTGGAGGGGGCCTACGTGCGGCATCCGGAGCAGTGGCAAGACGCGCAGACCCGCAGGCGGCTTTCGGTCGGCACGATCCTGTTGTCTCATCATCTAGAGCGCCGGCCCGTTGTTCGGTCCGGACAACCCGTTACGCTGCTAATCCGCCAACGCGGTCTGGAGATTTCAATCCCGGCCGTTGCGCGCGGCACGGGTCCCCCAGGAACCGTGATTCGGGTCTACGCCCCGGATACCCGACGGATGTACGAAGCGCAGATCGTAGCAGAAGGGATCGTTCTATGGAAGCGCACCTTGTAG
- a CDS encoding flagellar basal body L-ring protein FlgH yields MEAHLVARLALVALLLCAGPTGAQIRSLYSDVRARQTGDLITVILVESAQAQRESRWANSSEAVLEGSGALQGGALPSSAAGLNASAKSSAQNQNQSAQRELLRGTLSARVIGTDAQGNLLIEGQRMIEINGERHLMRLRGFVRLLDVRADNTVLSTQIADAQITYKRAGLVHRFAQPGLWTRVLLGVLVGVAAYKVLPQLVPKSSGGGSGNP; encoded by the coding sequence ATGGAAGCGCACCTTGTAGCGCGTTTGGCCCTGGTGGCGCTTTTGCTATGTGCCGGGCCTACGGGGGCACAGATCCGCTCCCTCTATAGCGATGTGCGGGCCCGTCAGACGGGAGACCTGATCACCGTCATCCTGGTTGAGTCCGCCCAAGCGCAACGAGAGTCCCGGTGGGCGAACAGCTCCGAGGCCGTCCTAGAGGGCTCTGGGGCGCTTCAGGGGGGCGCGCTTCCCAGCTCTGCTGCGGGCCTTAACGCGAGCGCCAAATCCTCCGCCCAAAACCAAAACCAATCCGCCCAGCGGGAGCTGCTCCGCGGTACGCTCAGCGCGCGCGTCATCGGCACGGACGCGCAGGGCAACCTTCTTATAGAGGGGCAGCGGATGATCGAGATCAACGGTGAGCGGCATTTGATGCGCCTGCGCGGCTTTGTGCGGCTCCTGGATGTGCGCGCCGACAACACGGTGCTCTCAACCCAAATCGCCGACGCGCAGATTACCTATAAACGGGCGGGCTTGGTGCACCGCTTCGCCCAGCCGGGCCTCTGGACGCGCGTCCTGCTCGGAGTCCTGGTAGGGGTGGCCGCATATAAGGTGCTTCCTCAGCTTGTGCCCAAAAGCTCAGGTGGCGGTTCGGGAAATCCATAG
- a CDS encoding flagellar basal body P-ring protein FlgI yields the protein MKALALRTALMAALLLLLGSAPRATAQGQSRIKDVALLQGVAPVELIGYGLVTGLDRTGDRTLSRRGGQFTVQAVANMLRHFGIAVDPNLLVTRNVAAVMVTAELSPLQPKGSRIDVTVSSLGDATSLFGGVLLLTPLINPADGQVYATAQGPLVVGGIQAEAAVGVFSSRTGRNHVLTGRVIGGGVVQRDLPLALKPEQPVRFLLKEPDLSTAHRIAEAINKAALGAQAKVLHGGAIEVAIEAGRDWFGTLAAIEALPVAVDAPARVVINERTGTVVAGGEVRIGPAMVAHGNIRIQTQVTPAVSQPAPFSPQGQTVVVPVPESQLREEPGRVFVLQPNTTVADLAAALNAVGVSPRDIVAIFQALARAGALRAEIVVL from the coding sequence ATGAAAGCTCTCGCCTTGCGGACTGCCCTGATGGCGGCGTTGCTGCTTCTGCTCGGTTCCGCTCCGCGGGCCACAGCACAGGGGCAGAGCCGCATCAAGGATGTGGCCCTCTTACAAGGGGTCGCCCCCGTGGAGCTTATCGGCTACGGTCTGGTCACGGGGCTAGACCGCACAGGCGACCGCACCCTCTCGCGGCGAGGAGGGCAGTTTACGGTGCAGGCCGTGGCGAACATGCTCCGGCACTTCGGCATCGCGGTCGATCCCAACCTGCTCGTCACCCGCAACGTGGCGGCCGTGATGGTTACGGCCGAGCTAAGCCCCCTGCAGCCCAAAGGAAGCCGCATCGATGTGACGGTCTCTTCGCTCGGAGACGCCACGAGCCTCTTTGGAGGGGTGTTGCTTCTTACCCCCTTGATCAACCCCGCCGACGGGCAGGTGTACGCGACCGCCCAGGGGCCTCTGGTGGTGGGGGGCATTCAGGCCGAGGCCGCCGTGGGGGTGTTCTCCTCGCGCACCGGCCGCAATCACGTCCTTACGGGGCGCGTTATCGGCGGCGGGGTGGTGCAGCGGGACCTTCCCTTGGCGCTTAAGCCCGAGCAGCCGGTGAGGTTTCTTCTGAAGGAGCCGGATTTATCCACCGCGCATCGGATCGCGGAGGCCATAAACAAAGCGGCCCTGGGCGCGCAGGCCAAGGTTTTGCACGGAGGCGCCATAGAGGTGGCCATCGAAGCAGGACGAGATTGGTTCGGCACCTTAGCCGCCATAGAGGCCCTGCCCGTTGCGGTCGACGCGCCGGCGCGCGTTGTGATCAACGAGCGCACAGGTACGGTCGTGGCCGGAGGGGAGGTGCGCATCGGCCCGGCCATGGTGGCGCACGGCAATATCCGGATTCAGACCCAGGTCACCCCTGCTGTTTCGCAGCCGGCGCCCTTCTCGCCTCAGGGGCAGACCGTCGTGGTGCCCGTCCCGGAAAGCCAGCTGCGCGAAGAGCCGGGTCGGGTCTTCGTGCTGCAGCCCAACACAACCGTCGCCGATTTGGCCGCTGCGCTCAACGCCGTGGGGGTATCGCCGCGGGATATCGTGGCGATTTTCCAAGCTTTGGCCCGCGCCGGTGCGCTGCGAGCGGAGATCGTGGTCCTATGA
- a CDS encoding flagellar protein FlgN — protein MCVDAASWSALFAHLEEERSRLRELEEALMQQLEALRRADLKALDACVEAESAVVFGLHRLERQQRKLLGRIATALGVQTEDVSLSWLAAHAPAEYREPLLERLIAREALLERVLQRQACVQAVLEYAQRLFEELRRTAVCLATASPIAYDRSGLKGATLTWIDQTA, from the coding sequence ATGTGCGTCGATGCTGCATCCTGGAGTGCGCTTTTCGCCCACCTGGAAGAGGAGCGCTCCCGTTTACGGGAGCTGGAGGAGGCGCTCATGCAGCAGCTTGAGGCGCTGCGGAGAGCCGACCTGAAAGCCCTGGATGCCTGCGTGGAGGCGGAAAGCGCGGTTGTATTCGGTCTGCACCGACTTGAGCGTCAGCAACGGAAGCTACTGGGCCGCATAGCAACCGCACTGGGAGTGCAGACCGAGGACGTATCCCTGAGCTGGCTAGCCGCACACGCTCCGGCCGAGTATCGGGAGCCGCTTCTGGAGCGTCTGATCGCCCGCGAGGCGCTTCTGGAGCGCGTGCTGCAGCGTCAGGCCTGTGTGCAGGCCGTGCTTGAGTATGCACAGCGCCTCTTTGAAGAGCTTCGCCGCACAGCGGTCTGCCTGGCCACCGCCTCGCCGATCGCTTATGATCGCTCTGGGCTAAAGGGTGCGACGTTAACCTGGATCGACCAAACCGCATAG
- the flgK gene encoding flagellar hook-associated protein FlgK — protein sequence MAGINNLLELSKRALLAYQGAMNTVGHNVANAQTPGYSRQRVDLRATGVQEGRWYLGLGVRLEAVERVRDRFLEAQILEQTARWGRFEGQRALLDRIESLFVLHSEGSLEAALSRFWSAWSDLAQQPEAMAARLAVREAALSLQHSFRTYARHLNGVREQAAEQVQEAIARVNELLRQIASLNAREYASRLQGVVDNTTLDERDRLVRELARYLEVSTQLDPETGMLRLFTGGLWLVEADKAESLELSLDSTTGTFSLRLRQHQLELQPRQGELAGLRELLNAFLPELRARLDALAQGLVSTVNVLHASGYTLDNQTGILFFDPAGTTAATIQLNSAVLADPSRIAASDQPNEPGNNAVARAIAGLRTQKLFQAGTQTPGEFAVSLQALVGARARETRAQAEQQQAILEHLNTVQDSISGVSLDEEMTHLIRYQQAYAASAKVLRTVQEMLETLLSLK from the coding sequence ATGGCTGGGATCAACAACCTTTTGGAGCTGAGCAAGCGGGCTCTTTTGGCCTACCAAGGGGCCATGAACACCGTAGGCCACAACGTGGCCAACGCGCAGACCCCCGGATACTCCCGACAGCGCGTTGATCTGCGCGCCACCGGGGTACAAGAAGGGCGCTGGTATCTGGGGTTGGGCGTTCGGCTGGAGGCCGTTGAGCGCGTGCGCGACCGCTTCCTAGAGGCCCAGATCTTAGAGCAGACGGCCCGCTGGGGACGTTTTGAGGGACAGCGCGCCCTTCTGGATCGGATCGAGAGCCTTTTTGTGCTCCACAGCGAAGGGAGCCTGGAAGCGGCCTTGAGTCGGTTCTGGAGCGCATGGAGCGATTTAGCCCAGCAGCCTGAGGCCATGGCGGCCCGGCTGGCGGTTCGCGAAGCCGCGCTATCGCTTCAGCATAGCTTCCGCACCTACGCACGTCACCTAAACGGGGTGCGGGAACAGGCCGCAGAGCAGGTTCAGGAAGCGATTGCGCGCGTCAACGAGCTCTTGCGCCAGATCGCCTCGCTTAACGCACGGGAATACGCAAGCCGCTTGCAGGGGGTAGTGGACAACACCACGCTGGATGAGCGCGACCGGCTCGTACGCGAACTGGCCCGTTATCTGGAAGTGTCGACCCAGTTGGATCCCGAAACGGGCATGTTGCGGCTCTTTACCGGAGGCCTGTGGCTGGTGGAGGCGGACAAGGCCGAGAGCCTAGAGCTCTCCCTGGATTCGACAACGGGCACTTTTTCGTTGCGGCTCAGGCAACACCAACTGGAGCTACAGCCCAGGCAGGGGGAGCTGGCGGGGCTACGGGAGCTGCTAAACGCCTTTTTGCCTGAACTGCGAGCACGCCTGGACGCGCTGGCTCAGGGTCTGGTCTCGACCGTAAACGTGCTCCACGCGTCCGGCTACACCCTGGACAACCAAACCGGTATCCTCTTTTTTGACCCCGCGGGCACCACCGCGGCTACGATCCAACTTAACTCCGCCGTCTTGGCCGATCCATCGCGTATTGCGGCCTCCGATCAGCCCAATGAGCCCGGAAACAACGCCGTCGCCCGCGCGATCGCCGGGCTCCGCACCCAGAAGTTGTTTCAGGCCGGCACCCAGACTCCAGGGGAGTTTGCCGTTTCCCTGCAGGCGCTTGTGGGCGCCCGCGCCCGAGAGACCCGTGCCCAGGCCGAACAGCAGCAGGCCATCTTGGAGCACCTCAATACCGT